The window TGATTTTGGCGGCCATTTTGGCCAAGGGAACTCCAATGGCCTTTGAAACAAAGGGCACCGTACGTGAGGCACGGGGATTGACTTCAAGAATATAAACCTCACCGTCTTTGACCGCATACTGGATATTCATCAATCCCTTGGTCTCAAGTTCAAGGGCAATGGCTTTGGTTTGTTGACGGATTGAATTAATCACCGAAATTGCCAATGAATGAGGAGGCAAACAACAAGCACTATCTCCTGAATGTACACCGGCATGTTCAATATGTTCCATGATGCCGCCGATAACAACGTCTTTACCATCGCAGAGGGCATCCACATCCACTTCGATGGCTCCTTCCAGATATTGATCAACCAAAACGGGCCTGTCTTCAGAAGCCTGCACCGCTGTTGTCATGTATTTTTTCAAATCATCTTCGTCATAAACAATTTCCATGGCTCTTCCTCCTAAAACATAGGAAGGACGAACCAAAACGGGGTATCCGATCTTTTTGGCAATGACAATGGCCTCTTCGGTGGAACGGGCGATGCCGTTTTTGGGCTGACGTAAATTGAGTTTACCAAGCATGGCCGCAAAACGTTCCCGATCTTCAGCGCGGTCGATGGCATCGGGGCTTGTCCCGATAATGGGAGCGCCCCATTGGTATAATGGAACCGCCAATTTGAGCGGCGTTTGTCCTCCAAACTGGACAATAATTCCATCCGGCTTTTCTTCCTGCAAAACACGAATGACATCCTCTTTGGTCAGCGGTTCAAAATACAGGCGATCGGAAGTGTCGTAGTCGGTTGAAACCGTTTCCGGATTGCAGTTGATCATGATGGTCTCAAAACCTTCTTCGGCAAGGGACTGGCTTGCGTGCACACAGCAATAATCAAACTCAATGCCCTGACCAATGCGGTTGGGACCACCGCCCAAAATAACCACCTTCTTTTTTGTCGTGGGCTGGGCTTCGTTTTCCTGTTCATAGGTGGAATACATATAAGGTGTGAACGCTTCAAACTCGGCCCCACAAGTATCCACACGCTTGTAAACGGGAACGATCTTGTTTTTTTCACGGAAAGAACGAATGCCATCTTCTGTTTGACCTGTAAGCTTGGCCAAACGCCGATCAGAAAATCCCCATTTTTTAGCCTGCAAAAATAAGGGAGCATGCTTTGAGGAAAGCGTACCGAACTTTTTGTCCTTTGATTTCAAAAAAAGCTTCCTGATATTTTTTTCCAAATCGACAATCTGCTTGATCTGGACCAAAAACCACCGGTCGATAAATGTCTCCCTGAAAATTTGATCAACGCTTAACCCTTCGCGAAAGCCTTGGGCCACCCACCACAAACGATCGCCGCGCACCACTTTTAAATGTTCTTTAAGCTCTTTTAAACGCGATGCCTTATTTGTTGATTTTAAGTTTTGTTCTTCAAAACCATAGGTGCCAATTTCAAGGGAGCGAATGGCCTTTTGGAGCGATTCTTTAAAGGTACGGCCAATGGCCATGACCTCGCCCACCGATTTCATCTGGGTTGTCAGGCGGTCATCGGCTTGGGGAAATTTTTCGAAAGTGAATCGGGGGATTTTGGTGACCACATAATCGATGGTGGGTTCAAAGGAAGCGGGCGTTACCTTGGTGATGTCGTTTTTGATTTCATCCAAGGTGTAACCAACGGCCAGTTTTGTTGCAAACTTGGCAATGGGAAAACCCGTGGCCTTGGAAGCCAGGGCCGAACTACGCGAAACACGCGGGTTCATTTCAATGATGACAAGTTCCCCTGTTTTTGGATTAACCCCAAATTGAATATTAGACCCCCCGGTATCCACCCCAATTTCACGAATAATGGCCAAGGCGGCATTGCGCATGAACTGGTATTCTTTGTCGGTAAGGGTTTGGGCGGGGGCCACTGTAATGCTATCCCCGGTATGAATCCCCATGGGGTCAAAATTTTCGATGGAACAAACAATGACGACATTGTCCTTCCTGTCGCGCATCACTTCCAGTTCATATTCTTTCCATCCCAAAACGGATTGTTCCACCAATACTTGGGAAACAGGGGAACAATCCAAAGCCCATTTGATGTGCTCTTTGTATTCCTCCATGGTGTAGGAAATATTGCCGCCTGTACCTCCCAAGGTAAATGCAGGCCTTAAAATAAGAGGGAACCCGATATCTTTGGCGGCAGCCAGTCCTTCTTTTATGTTATGAACAAGGGCGCTCTTGGGAACCTTAAGCCCAATCTTCTGCATGGCTTGTTTGAAGAGATCACGATCTTCAGCCTTTGCAATGGCCCCGACATTGGCCCCAATAAGCTGGACGCCATATTTTTCAAAAACCCCTTTTTTAGCCAGAGCCATGGCGGTATTTAAGGCCGTCTGTCCCCCCAGGGTTGGCAAAAGGGCATCCGGGCGTTCTTTTTCGATGATTTTTTCAACGACTTCGGGAGTAATGGGTTCAATGTAGGTCGCATCCGCCAAACCGGGATCGGTCATGATGGTGGCAGGGTTGGAATTGATAAGAACAACCTCATAGCCCTCTTCTTTTAAAGCCTTCACCCCTTGGGTTCCCGAATAATCAAATTCGCAGGCCTGCCCAATCACAATGGGACCGGCACCGATGATCATGATTTTTTTTAGGTCGGTTCGTTTTGGCATATCTCGGGCGAACACGAGGTTCGCCCCTACCTCATTAAATCAATAAATCTTTGAAACAAATAATGGCTATCATGCGGACCGGGGGCTGCTTCCGGGTGATATTGCACACTAAAAGCGGCAAGTTTTTTATGTTTTATTCCTTCAACGGTTTGATCATTTAAATTGATGTGGCTTACCAGGACATCACTTAAGTGTTCACAATCAACAGCAAAGCCATGGTTTTGGGCGGTAATTTCCACCTTGCGCGTGCTTAAATCCATCACGGGCTGATTGCCCCCGTGATGTCCAAATTTTAATTTGTATGTTTTAGCTCCCAAGGCCAGTCCCAAGATTTGATGGCCCAAACAAATTCCGAAAATAGGTTTTTTGCCCAAAATCTTTTGGACATTGTTGATGGCATACGTACACATGGCCGGATCCCCGGGTCCATTGGACAAAAATACACCATCCGGATTTTCTGCCAACACTTTTTGAGCGGGATAATCTCCTGGCACCACTTTCACCTGGCAGTCATGATCCACAAACATTCGGAGAATGTTCTGCTTGATGCCAAAGTCGTAAGCGATCACTTTGTATTTTTTCTGCCTTCTCGCATTCTTCGATGCCCGCATAAAAGACTCGGTGCCCTTCTTCCACTGGTAAGGTTTCTGACAACTAACAATTCTGGCTAAATCCTGTCCTTCCATGCCTGGAAGTTTTTGGGCTTTTTTAACAAGAGAAGTTTTGTTGGTTAAAGGCCCGGTCACAATAAGGGCCTGCATGGCACCCTTCTCTCGAATGTGGCGCACAAGGGCTCGTGTATCAATGCCTTCAATGCCGGGAATGCGATTCTTTTTTAAATAAGCCGCCAAATCGCTCCGCGCCCTGAAATTACTCACCGTGGGTGAAAGTTCTTTAACCACAAATCCCGAGAGATAAATTTTCGATGATTCAACATCTAGGGCATTGACCCCATAATTCCCTATTTCAGTATAAGTCATGACCACAATTTGCCCTTGATAAGAGGGATCCGTCAAAATTTCCTGATAACCCGACATCGATGTATTAAAAACCACTTCACCGTGCTTGGAACCAGCATAGCCAAACGAGCTCCCTGAAAAAATCGTTCCATCTTGTAAAATGAGATGCGCTGGTTTCATAAATTGAAATCGTAGGGACAATCCTAGGATTGTCCCTACATCGTATATACAATCTTCCCCGAAACAATCGTGGTTTTCACCCTTCCCTTCACCTTCATGCCATCGAAAGGGGAATTTTTGCTTTTGGACTGAAAGGCCGAAGCTTGGACTGTCCATGCCTGGTTTGGATCAAAAATCACCACATCCGCATCCGCACCCACAGCCAGATCTCCCTTCCTTAAACCCACAATGGAAGCCGCCTTCCAGGTTAACAGGGAAATAACGTCCTCAATTTTAAGTTTTTTGGATTCAACCAATTTAAGGGACAATGCCAAAGCGGTCTCCAAACCAACAATGCCAAAACAGGCACAATCATATTCCACTTCTTTGTCAATAAGCGCATGGGGTGCGTGGTCGGTGGCAATAGCATCAATGGTGCCATCGCGCAAACCTTCAATAAGCGCACGTCTGTCTTCTTCACTGCGAAGAGGGGGAGCCATTTTTGTGTTGGTGTCATAGCCGGATACAGCATCATCGGTGAGTGTAAAATGATGGGGAGTCACTTCACAGGTGATGGACAAACCCTTTTTCTTGGCTTTAGCCACCAGTTCCACCCCTTCACGCGTGGCAACATGGGCCACATGCAAACGAGCTCCGGTGAGTTGGGCCAAGTAAATATCCCGGGCAATAATAATATCTTCAGCTTCATTGGGGATGCCGCGAAGCCCCAGAGAAGTGGACATAGATCCTTCACTCATCACCCCTCGCTCTGCCAAGTCGGGATCAATGGCATGGGTAATCACGGGCAAATCAAAACTGCGGGCATACTCCATGGCTAACCGCATGAGCTGGGCATTACGAACTGTTTTTCCATCATCAGAAACAGCCACACATCCTGCTTTTTTCAATTCCCCCATTAAAGAAAGTTCTTTTCCTTCCAATCCTTTAGTGACAGCTCCTATAGGAAAAACATTAACCAGACCCTTTTCTTTAGCCTGCTTTAAAATGTATTGGGTAATAGAGGCTTGATCATTGACGGGATTGGTGTTGGCCATACAACACACTGAAGTAAAACCTCCGGCCGCGGCTGAAGCTGTCCCTGTTTCGATGGTTTCTTTGTATTCAAAGCCGGGTTCCCTTAAGTGGGTGTGTAAATCAACAAAGCCCGGGGCGACAACCAACCCTTTGGCATCAATGACCTGAAAATTTTTATGGGCGGGTTTTAAACCCGCCCCTACGGAACCGGATTTCAAAATATCTTTGACCACCCCATTTTCAATAAGAAGATCCCATTTCCCATTCTTCTTGTTTTTGGGATCAATCAGCGTTCCATTTGTAATCAATAATGTGCCCATTTTCATCTTTCTTCTAATTTTAGAAGCCCCCAATTAACATCCGCACCCCCGCACATCAGCACAACTATTTCCCCCCTGCCAACAGATAGAGCAAGGCCATCCGTACTGAAACTCCGTTGGTCACCTGAGTTAAAATAACAGAATAAGGGCCATCGGCCACTTGGGCATCAATCTCAACGCCCCGATTGACCGGGCCCGGATGCATGATGACTACATCCTTCTTGCAATTCTTTAATACTGATAGGTTAAGTCCATATAATTGTGAATATTCCCTTAATGTAGAAAATGGAGCCAACCCCAGACGTTCCTGTTGAATTCGCAGCATCATAATAACATCGGCATCGCGAACTCCTTCTTGCAACTGATGGGAAACCCTTACCCCCATTTTTTCAATCCCATGGGGCATCATGGTATAGGGGGCCACAACCGTTACCTTGGCTCCCATTTTCAAAAAACCATAAATATTGGACCGGGCTACACGGCTATGAGCAATATCCCCCACGATACTAATATTGAGTCCATCGGTTTTACCCTTGGCATCTTGCACGGTCATAATATCAAGCAAGGCCTGGGTAGGATGCTCATGGGCCCCATCCCCCGCATTAATGACCGAAGCTTTCAAATTTTTGGCCAAGACCCACGGGACGCCTGCCGAGGAATGTCGACATACGATAATATCCGGTCCCATGGCTTCAAGGTTTTTGGCTGTATCTAAAAGATTTTCTCCCTTTTCAATTGAAGAACCACTTTTTGAAATATTGATGACATCGGCCGATAATCTTTTGCCGGCAATTTCAAAAGAAGTGCGCGTGCGTGTGGAACTTTCAAAAAATAAATTAATGACTGTTTTTCCACGGAGCGTGGGAAGTTTTTTGACTGCGCGGTTTGAAACCTCGTTTAAGGTGCGGGCTGTATGAAGAATAAATTCAATCTCCTTACGCGAAAGATCTTCAATACCCAACAAATCCTTTCTTTCAAATTTCATCATTTATTCAAGCACCCCCACTCCATCCTCGCCATCGGTTTCAACAAACTTGACTTTGACGTTATCCCCGGGCTTGGCATCGTAACGCACTCCCGTAATATCCGCCTGAATGGGAAGCTCACGCCCATTGCGTTCCACCATCACCACCAGCTTGACCGCCTTGGGGCGACCAAAATCAAACAAGGCATCCAGCGCACACCGAACTGTGCGTCCCGTATACAAAACATCATCCACCAAATAGATCGTTTTTCCTTCCAGCGAAAAATCGATCTCAGTTTTTTTCATGACCGGGTATTCTGCCAATTGGGATAGATCGTCCCGATAAAGGGTAATATCTAAAATCCCCATATTGACCTTCTGTTTGGTTCTGCCCTCGATTTCAAGTTTTAACCGGGCAGCCAGGGGCACCCCTCGCGTACGAATCCCCACAAAAGCCACGTCCTGCATATTGAGGCCCCCTTTTTTCCAGCTAGCCAGCAAAGTATCGGCCATGGAAGAAATGGTCTCTTTAAGTTGTTTGGTATCGAGCAGTTTTTTCATGGTCAAAAAAAAACCTCCCATTGGGAGGTTTTATGAAACTGGCAAATTGTGTACTTTCTTGGGATTCAATTTTCAAATGCCTCAAAAAATAAGCTGGAAATTTTATAGTGGAGTGCCCCGAGCTTGTCAAGAAAATGAAAATGAAATGGAGAAAAAAATGGAGAAATTTCTTGCCCAAAAAACACTTTTTAAGTATTTCGGGCCCCCTATGACAACAAACTCCGAACTCAATACAATTACTCACATTTGGACACGCTTTAACTTAAGATGGATTTTATCCGGTATTTTCAGTGCCCTGGGTGCTGGGATATTGGCCATGGTCATCGCCTCCATCTTTACTGCCAAAACCTTTGGCGATTGGAGCCAGTCCCTTAAGTTGTTGGCCGCCATCCGTTATGGGGGCGAGGCCTTAGCCTTTGACGCCCCTGTCTTCATCATGGCTTACGGAGCTTCATTGCATGCCAGTCTGTGTATCCTTTATGGTTCCCTCTTTGCCCAATTGGTAAACGAAAAAAGTTCCCCTCTTTCTTTGGTCATTTTAGGCTGGGTGACAAGCGCCATTGTTTGGGTTTTCGGCTTTCAACTCTTCATGCCCACTTTTGATCCCTACCTTCGCATGATCACACCTTTATGGGTGGGGCTTTTCCTGCATTTTACCTTTGGAATCAGCTTTGGGCTTATTTTAAGCTTGTTTCGTCAAAAAAATTGATTTTCATCCGACCCATTGTTCATCTTCTTGGGCAATGGGGCCCTTGTAATTGTCCTTCCAGAATTGAAGAATCGGCCCGTAAAAGTCCGGCTGGATCAATTTAAAAACCCCATACGATACCGTCTCCAAAACTGTTTCCCATTCAAGCCCCGTTCTTTGTTTGAATTTGTTTTGGGCTTTTTCATCCAAGGGAATTATTTCCACCCCTTCAACATGGTAAGAATACAAGACTTCTTTAAGAACTTGTTGCCAATCATCTTCAGTAAAAGATTCGGGCCATGACATTAGTTTTGTCTCGTATTTGCCTTTTTTCTTTCCGGAAGAAATTTTTTCAGTAAGTCTATACGCACCAGGTTTTATAAGTCCTAAAAGGGCTTCCCGGTGCTTGGCCAAAATGGGTTTGGGATCAATGGGTTTGCCAAAAATGACTTCAATGGTCTGCCCCTTGACAACCCATCCCCAAGTTCCCTTGGGATCAATAATGCCAGCCCCGTTCACCACGGTGGGGACAATGGGTTGGCCTGAAATAAGCGACATAAACACCACCTGGGTTTTATGGGGATGCAACCGGGAATGAACAAGATTCCCCTTCTCATCCTCTTCTCTTTCACTTCGCGTCCCCGACCCAAAAACAAAAGTATGGCGAGCCGTGGCCCCAGTGAGCGCCTGTTTTTCTGAATCCGCCTTTATTTTTTGCCGTGCTTGCCGCGGTTTTTCACGGTCAATCATGATGCTGCGTGTGCCATCTGCCAGTTGAAGGAAAAGACCAAGAACAGGAACGTTTTTTCTGGCCACCGCACGAAAATTCATTCCAAGCATCTGGGCCGCCAAAAGTAAGGGGGGGCCCTCGGAAATACTGCCCCCTGTGTGGGTAACATCAATGAGAAAACCCCGGGATGAAGGAGGCAGATTTTCAATCCCCTTCACAACAAGCCTTGCATCCAAGGTAGAAAGACAATGCCCTGCCCAACTAGCCCCCACCATACCCACAGCGGCTTCGTCCCCGAATTCAAGTTCTTCAATTCCTTCGACAACAGAACCAAAAGTTTGGAAAATTCCTGTAATAGCGGCCCATTGTTTGCGGGAATATTCAGAAAAATATCTCGGCTCCACACAAATGTTTCCGTTCGGCAAAAGAGAAATGACAACTTTGCCCGAATCCCAATCAAAATTGAAACTATGGGGAAATCCTGTTTCTTTAAACTGAATACGCTCATAAAAAGCTTCCAAGGTTCTTAAATATTCCCCGATGGCCGACTCTTTTAAAACGCCTGCGGCACATCTTGCTTGCACATAATCAACCAAACGATTGGGATCGATAAGCTTGGGGTGTAAACGGGATCGGTTGGTTTCAAGATAATTAAAAACAGCGCCACGAATCCCATCATAAAAAGCCTCTCGATGCTCATTATCGACCCAGACCTCCCACACACAGTTTCCTCCACGCAGGTTCACCCAGAGGTTTGATAAGGTTGTCAGGGCGGTACTCACATGCCCTTTGGCATCACCGCCAAGAACCATGAGGGAATTCGCTAGCGTAGGATCAAACACAGATGCCGCCACCATACCCCCTGCAAAAAGCGCGGATCCCATCTGTTCATAGGGCCGTTTTTTAGGATGAGTGATGTCGTTAAAATCAGGTGAAGAAGGTTGTGGGGAAACCGTTTTACCAAAAATTCCCAAATCCACTCTCCTTCCCCACTTAAAAGCACCAGAAAGAGAAGCCAAACTATTCGGAGACGGTCTAACTTGAGGTTTGCTTGCAGGATGCATCACGCTCAAAGAAATCCGTCGAGGCGCAAAACTCCTGGGACCAAAACCACTCACAGGCCGAAATGTGTTCAGCAATACAGGCATAAACCTCCCATTGAATTGGAATGTTTTTAATCTCGGCAGGATGAAGAAAAGGTTGCGTTATTTAAAACCATCAGCGAGCCAAAACCCGAGCCATCCCTGTTAATCCAGGCACACGCGGCATTCGGGTATGAGTGGGACTCAACCCACGAACCACTCCCCTATGGATGGTTCTCTGTCCCCGGTGAGGACCTTTATTTCCAGATTGAATGCTGGAAACCGCACCCTGAGCAGATAAAGATGAAGTTGTTGGAACTCTTTTACTTCCTCGCGGAGGTTCTGGGGACGGGTCTGCTGGAACCACCACCGATGCCATCCCCAGCGCACCTACTTCAAACATGGTATGGCCAGGCCGAACCGGAAACTGCCAGGAGGCTTGTAGTGGAGCAGAAATATCAATCCCTTCTATCCCCTCAACCAGTTTGCTGAGATCATTCACAGGTTTGTTCCCGGGGCTAACAATAAATGAAAAATCATTGCGAGGCCTTCGATGAGTGATCTCTGTTTGAAAATAAACCAGACGCCCCTTTCTCTTGGCAAACCGTGCCAGACCTTGCACATGCGTTTGAGTCATTTTCCATGCCAGTTTTTCAAAGACTTCCCTTCCCATTTTTGTCGAAAATGAAGTTTTATATTTTTCCAAAAAACGGTTGGAAAATACGGCATCCGGACCCCAGGCCATCTCATTGCTGACAAAAGTGGAAATAAGAAAGTCGACATCTTCACCTGCAGTGGGATCAACATCCGACACCTGTTTTTCTAGATCGGTAAGTAAATCCAAATAACGCGCACGTGTGAGATAAATATTAAGATTCCGTTTAAGGATTTCTTTGGCGCCACGCACCCACTTGGCTGTAATACCTCCCGAAACATCCCGCACCCTCAATTCTACATAGGGCTGCAATTCCTTCGGCAAATTTTTACGGGCACAGTCGATATCTTCAAGGCTTATATCTACAAGAATCACCCTAAAATCTTTTGCTAATTTTCTAAGTGGGATCTCGGTGCAAGGGCCCGCACCCAGGATCATGACCAGCGGTCGTTTGGAAGAGTCTGGATCTCCTCGATGGCCACGGGTTATTTTGTCCGCCATTTTCAGGATATTTTCACTGCTGATACGGATATGTTCCCGATAGGGTCCATGGATATATTTTTCTACTTGCGGCAGGATGTCAGTATCATCCTCCCGAAACCATTCCACCACATCGGCTACATCGTCCTGGATAACCGGATCTAAAACCGGAAACATAGCTGTGGCAGCAGAAGAAGAAACTCCACCCGCCACAAAAGTATCGGGACCCGATGCAGACTGTGCCCCAGCAGCCATAGGTTCGCCCTGTCCCGATGGGTCGGCAGGAAGCTTATCCTCCATGGATACAGTTCCTGGGGAAGTGGGGGGTGTTTTAGCAATGGATGACATGCTCTCTTTTCGATTGAATTTGGGGAAAGTTGCTCAAAAAAATCCATGTTACATCCTTAATATCCTCTTGTCTTCGAACTACAAAATTTTTGAATTTTATATTACAACAAGGCAGGATGGATGATTTTACCTTCGTAACAGTTGATCGCCCCTTTAAGTTCGGGCCAGCGCTTACAAGCGTCCACCAAGCCATAATGGGCAATACGCAAAACGTAAGGGAAGGTTTCGGTACTTAAGGCCAAAGTAGAGGTCAAGGGAACCACTGCAGGAATATTAGGAACCCCATAGTGCAGCACACCATGTTTGACGACGGCGGGATTTTCGTGGCTTGTTACTTCCGAAGTTTCAATGCAGCCTCCCTGATCGACAGCGACATCAATGATGACGGAACCCTTCTTCATTTTTTTGACCAAAGTTTTGGAAACCAGTTTGGGCGCTTTGGCTCCGGGAATAAGAACCGCTCCTATAAGCAAGTCAGCTATAGGAACCAGCTTGGCTCTCCACCTGGATGTTGAAGGGTGGACATGCAAACGGTCCCCGTATTTTCTCTTCAAATTTTGAAGGCGTTTTTCAAAAACATCCAAGATATGCACGGTGGCTCCAAGGCCCATGGCCATCTGCGCCGCATTTTCCCCCACAACTCCCGCCCCTAAAATCACCACCGTAGCCCCAGGAACTTTGTCGGTGCCCCCCATCAAAACACCGCGCCCTCCTTGATCAATGCGTAACAAATGGGCGCCATTTTGGGTGGCCAGGCGACCGGCAATCTGACTCATGGGGATTAAAAGAGGCAAATGCCCATCGGGGGCTTGCAATGTCTCATAACCAAGGGCGATGATTTTTTTTCGAAGGATTTTTTGGGTAAGCCTGGGGAAAGCCGCCAAATGCAAATAACAAAAAATCATCTGGCCAGGCCGCATCCATTCAAGTTCCTCCATGGTGGGCTCTTTTACTTTAAGCAGAAGGTCTGATTGCAAAATAATTTCTTTAGATGAATGTAATAAGCGGGCCCCTGCTTTTTTGTACTGGCTATCGGCAAAAGAGGAAAGTTCCCCCGCCCCTTTCTGAACACATACACGATGGCCCGTACGAACAAGCGCGCCAATATTTTCAGGAGTTAACGCCACTCGCCCTTCATTCTTCTTTGTTTCTTTTAATAAACCGATCTTCACCAAATCTCCTTTTTCACCCATACACCCATCAAAGAATCATCATAACCGACTTCCCAGTCCTCTTGGGATTGCAAATAATCGGCCAGGGGTTTGTTCTGGCCCAAATGTGCTTTTGAAAGCACCAGGGTTTTAACGCCCAAGTTTTCCCAAAGTTTGGTTAGTTCATCCGGTTTATTGGCCACGCCCATCACCTGATGCAAAAACTCTTCTCCGTAAACAGGAGTGCGGGTGTCCACAAAAACCTTATTACGCGGCCATAAACGAAAAATCAGATATCCCCCCAAATCCATCGAATTATAAACAGCTCCTTTTGGAGGGTATGCAAACAAATAATTTCCTCCCGCCCACGAAAAAGCAGAATGATCAAATCCAACACTGAGAGATCTTCCTAAAATAAAATCCAGACGGCCTTGTTCAGCATTGTACCGCGCCCCTTGAATCCAGCCATTTCTGGCCCACAATAAAGGGATCACAACAAGGATTCCCAACAGAAGAAATTTTACCCGCAAAAAAAACTCTCCTGCTTTTTCCCGTACCCATTTAAGAGAACTTAAACTTCCCAACAAAACAAACATCACCACTACAGCATAAAAAACGAAACGTTGATGCTTAAAGGCCAAAAAAGAAAAATAAAGCGATGCTAAAATAAGTCCCAAGTTTTTTGGAACATCCCGATAAGAAAAAAGAAGCCCTATTCCAGCTATCAGACACAATCCCAGAAAAAGCCAGATAGTCAGATAAGAAAAATGTCCTGCCGATAGAAGAGGAACCCAATCAGACACACGAGCCATTGTGACTGGGGCTGCCATGTGTTTAAAGGGATANNNNNNNNNNNNNNNAAAAGAAAGGAGGAATGTGTAT of the Deltaproteobacteria bacterium GWA2_45_12 genome contains:
- a CDS encoding dihydroorotase, whose product is MGTLLITNGTLIDPKNKKNGKWDLLIENGVVKDILKSGSVGAGLKPAHKNFQVIDAKGLVVAPGFVDLHTHLREPGFEYKETIETGTASAAAGGFTSVCCMANTNPVNDQASITQYILKQAKEKGLVNVFPIGAVTKGLEGKELSLMGELKKAGCVAVSDDGKTVRNAQLMRLAMEYARSFDLPVITHAIDPDLAERGVMSEGSMSTSLGLRGIPNEAEDIIIARDIYLAQLTGARLHVAHVATREGVELVAKAKKKGLSITCEVTPHHFTLTDDAVSGYDTNTKMAPPLRSEEDRRALIEGLRDGTIDAIATDHAPHALIDKEVEYDCACFGIVGLETALALSLKLVESKKLKIEDVISLLTWKAASIVGLRKGDLAVGADADVVIFDPNQAWTVQASAFQSKSKNSPFDGMKVKGRVKTTIVSGKIVYTM
- a CDS encoding alanine dehydrogenase, which encodes MKIGLLKETKKNEGRVALTPENIGALVRTGHRVCVQKGAGELSSFADSQYKKAGARLLHSSKEIILQSDLLLKVKEPTMEELEWMRPGQMIFCYLHLAAFPRLTQKILRKKIIALGYETLQAPDGHLPLLIPMSQIAGRLATQNGAHLLRIDQGGRGVLMGGTDKVPGATVVILGAGVVGENAAQMAMGLGATVHILDVFEKRLQNLKRKYGDRLHVHPSTSRWRAKLVPIADLLIGAVLIPGAKAPKLVSKTLVKKMKKGSVIIDVAVDQGGCIETSEVTSHENPAVVKHGVLHYGVPNIPAVVPLTSTLALSTETFPYVLRIAHYGLVDACKRWPELKGAINCYEGKIIHPALL
- a CDS encoding carbamoyl phosphate synthase large subunit, encoding MPKRTDLKKIMIIGAGPIVIGQACEFDYSGTQGVKALKEEGYEVVLINSNPATIMTDPGLADATYIEPITPEVVEKIIEKERPDALLPTLGGQTALNTAMALAKKGVFEKYGVQLIGANVGAIAKAEDRDLFKQAMQKIGLKVPKSALVHNIKEGLAAAKDIGFPLILRPAFTLGGTGGNISYTMEEYKEHIKWALDCSPVSQVLVEQSVLGWKEYELEVMRDRKDNVVIVCSIENFDPMGIHTGDSITVAPAQTLTDKEYQFMRNAALAIIREIGVDTGGSNIQFGVNPKTGELVIIEMNPRVSRSSALASKATGFPIAKFATKLAVGYTLDEIKNDITKVTPASFEPTIDYVVTKIPRFTFEKFPQADDRLTTQMKSVGEVMAIGRTFKESLQKAIRSLEIGTYGFEEQNLKSTNKASRLKELKEHLKVVRGDRLWWVAQGFREGLSVDQIFRETFIDRWFLVQIKQIVDLEKNIRKLFLKSKDKKFGTLSSKHAPLFLQAKKWGFSDRRLAKLTGQTEDGIRSFREKNKIVPVYKRVDTCGAEFEAFTPYMYSTYEQENEAQPTTKKKVVILGGGPNRIGQGIEFDYCCVHASQSLAEEGFETIMINCNPETVSTDYDTSDRLYFEPLTKEDVIRVLQEEKPDGIIVQFGGQTPLKLAVPLYQWGAPIIGTSPDAIDRAEDRERFAAMLGKLNLRQPKNGIARSTEEAIVIAKKIGYPVLVRPSYVLGGRAMEIVYDEDDLKKYMTTAVQASEDRPVLVDQYLEGAIEVDVDALCDGKDVVIGGIMEHIEHAGVHSGDSACCLPPHSLAISVINSIRQQTKAIALELETKGLMNIQYAVKDGEVYILEVNPRASRTVPFVSKAIGVPLAKMAAKIMVGKTLKELGFTQEIIPPFRSVKEAVFPFTKFPGVDTLLGPEMKSTGEVMGIDPEFGMAFAKAELAAGTILPLNGAAFISVRDKDKAAVVAVAQKLSHLGFDIVATHGTANYLKNRNLNVIRVNKVREGSPHIVDKLKAGEITMVINTHEGKATAVDSFSIRRTALTSQIPYFTTLAAAQAASSGIEALQKKKLEVSSLQDYAKKLKEDKVA
- a CDS encoding aspartate carbamoyltransferase, producing MKFERKDLLGIEDLSRKEIEFILHTARTLNEVSNRAVKKLPTLRGKTVINLFFESSTRTRTSFEIAGKRLSADVINISKSGSSIEKGENLLDTAKNLEAMGPDIIVCRHSSAGVPWVLAKNLKASVINAGDGAHEHPTQALLDIMTVQDAKGKTDGLNISIVGDIAHSRVARSNIYGFLKMGAKVTVVAPYTMMPHGIEKMGVRVSHQLQEGVRDADVIMMLRIQQERLGLAPFSTLREYSQLYGLNLSVLKNCKKDVVIMHPGPVNRGVEIDAQVADGPYSVILTQVTNGVSVRMALLYLLAGGK
- a CDS encoding carbamoyl phosphate synthase small subunit, with amino-acid sequence MKPAHLILQDGTIFSGSSFGYAGSKHGEVVFNTSMSGYQEILTDPSYQGQIVVMTYTEIGNYGVNALDVESSKIYLSGFVVKELSPTVSNFRARSDLAAYLKKNRIPGIEGIDTRALVRHIREKGAMQALIVTGPLTNKTSLVKKAQKLPGMEGQDLARIVSCQKPYQWKKGTESFMRASKNARRQKKYKVIAYDFGIKQNILRMFVDHDCQVKVVPGDYPAQKVLAENPDGVFLSNGPGDPAMCTYAINNVQKILGKKPIFGICLGHQILGLALGAKTYKLKFGHHGGNQPVMDLSTRKVEITAQNHGFAVDCEHLSDVLVSHINLNDQTVEGIKHKKLAAFSVQYHPEAAPGPHDSHYLFQRFIDLMR